The Vibrio sp. 10N DNA window AAGCCTGCCATTAGCACGCCGCCTAGGAATGACAAATCACGCTTAGTTGTCAGTGCGTAAGCAGAAGCGCCTAAGAACGCCAGAGCAGTACCGCCCAGAGCTGTCACGATGACATCACCCATTCCTGCGCCAACGTAAGCGTTTAGGATAGGGCCTGTTGTGTAACCAAGGAAACCCGTGAACAAGAACGTGAATACTAGACCCATGCTGTTGTTACGGTTCTTTTCAGTTAGGAATAATAGGCCGTAGAAACCAACCAACATTAGGATTAGACCTGGACGAGGTAGGTTCATTGCCATAGAAAATGCCGCAACGACCGCAGACCAAAGTAGCGTCATAGAGAGCAGCGCGTAAGTATTTCGCAATACTTTGTTTGTTTGCAGTACACTCGCCTGAGCAGAACTGCGAGATACCATAGGATCGTTCATAATCTTCCTCATAGATGATTGACTTATGTTTATATGACTATTTATGGGGTTGATTGTTCAAAAGATCAAGTCCCGCAGCAAAAGTCGTTGAACAAAATCATAATAAAAATAATTGGTTAAGGATATAACAAGATGTAACACAATATTTCCAGTGTACATCAGTAACCTACAAAGAAAAAGGCGACCCAGGGGTCGCCTTTGTTACATATATTGTTATTAATGATGCAATATTTGACTGAGGAAGTTTTGCGTCCGGTCAGATTGAGGGTTTTCGAAGAAATCAACTGGGTTGTTTTCTTCAATAATTTCCCCTGCATCCATAAAGATAACGCGATCCGCGACTTCCTTTGCAAACCCCATCTCATGCGTCACACATAACATTGTCATGCCTTCTTCTGCCAGTTCCACCATTACATCCAGTACTTCGCGAACCATTTCTGGGTCGAGTGCTGAGGTT harbors:
- a CDS encoding Bax inhibitor-1/YccA family protein, with translation MNDPMVSRSSAQASVLQTNKVLRNTYALLSMTLLWSAVVAAFSMAMNLPRPGLILMLVGFYGLLFLTEKNRNNSMGLVFTFLFTGFLGYTTGPILNAYVGAGMGDVIVTALGGTALAFLGASAYALTTKRDLSFLGGVLMAGFVVLLIGMVANIFLQMPMIHLAMSGMFVLFSTGVILLTTQQIVRGGETNYISATVSLYVSIYNLFISLLSILGIMNND